A genome region from Vulpes lagopus strain Blue_001 chromosome 7, ASM1834538v1, whole genome shotgun sequence includes the following:
- the LOC121495116 gene encoding putative serine protease 42 produces the protein MVEYLLRAQLFPRPQDTVVSSPDTRGRPLAAAPGLGPPSAARQPHTRRRRRARGHIPGGVTLPPRGPERPAALLLRSLPAPGPQRAGRDELSRRRPPASAPNSLQMPGPGLQRDPRAPPAGGGRGRGGAGRGARGAGAREGGPHAPSPPAPRPCSCVGCPSCPPPRVLSTPPPPGRPRFPAPPGPAALAQTSGCGQVTAKILGGEVAGEGKWPWQVSLRINQKHVCGGSLITQQWVLTAGHCILSHFSYTVKMGDRSIYEENTSVVVPIRNVIVHPQLSVIGTIQKDLALLQLLYPVNFSMTIQPICIPQKTFRVEAGTTCWVTGWGRQEEYGSKLVAHILQEVDQDIIHHKRCNEMIQKAMTTNKSVVLEGMICGYKAAGKDSCQGDSGGPLVCKFQDTWVQVGIVSWGFGCGRRNVPGVYTNIASYAEWIVNVMNQAASLYSVVLLIPLLCLVLPLGILMAP, from the exons ATGGTGGAGTATCTGCTGCGTGCCCAGCtcttccccaggccccaggacacTGTAGTGAGCAG CCCCGACACGCGGGGACGCCCGCTGGCGGCCGCCCCGGGGCTCGGCCCTCCCTCGGCGGCGCGCCAGCCACACacacgccgccgccgccgcgctcgcgGCCACATTCCGGGCGGAGTCACGCTCCCGCCGCGCGGCCCCGAGCGGCCCGCGGCGCTTCTGCTCCGGTCGCTTCCAGCGCCGGGACCGCAGCGGGCGGGCCGGGATGAGctcagccgccgccgcccgccggcctCCGCGCCTAACTCGCTCCAGATGCCCGGGCCCGGCCTGCAGCGCGACCCGCGGGCGCCCCCTGCaggaggcgggcgggggcgcgggggcgcggggcgcggggcgcggggcgcgggcgcccGGGAGGGAGGGCCTCACGCCCCCAGCCCGCCGGCCCCGCGGCCCTGCTCCTGTGTGGggtgcccctcctgccccccaccccgcgtgCTTTCCACGCCCCCTCCTCCTGGTCGGCCCCGCTTTCCTGCGCCCCCCGGCCCGGCTGCCCTTGCTCAGACCTCGG GGTGTGGCCAAGTCACTGCGAAAATCTTGGGAGGAGAGGTGGCCGGAGAAGGGAAGTGGCCCTGGCAGGTGAGCCTAAGGATCAACCAGAAACACGTGTGTGGAGGCTCCCTCATCACACAGCAGTGGGTGCTGACTGCCGGCCACTGTATTTTAAG CCATTTTAGCTACACTGTCAAGATGGGAGACCGAAGTATCTATGAAGAAAACACAAGTGTGGTGGTCCCTATCCGAAACGTCATTGTACACCCTCAGCTCTCAGTAATTGGAACCATTCAGAAGGACCTTGCCCTTCTGCAGCTCCTCTACCCTGTAAACTTCAGCATGACCATACAGCCGATATGCATTCCTCAGAAGACTTTCCGGGTGGAAGCTGGGACCACATGCTGGGTGACTGGATGGGGCAGACAAGAAGAATATG GCAGCAAACTTGTTGCACATATTCTCCAAGAGGTCGACCAAGACATCATCCACCACAAGAGGTGTAACGAGATGATTCAGAAAGCCATGACAACAAATAAGAGTGTAGTACTGGAAGGCATGATTTGTGGCTATAAAGCAGCAGGCAAGGATTCTTGTCAG ggaGATTCTGGGGGCCCTCTGGTCTGTAAATTTCAGGACACATGGGTCCAGGTGGGAATCGTGAGCTGGGGCTTTGGCTGTGGTCGTAGAAATGTGCCTGGAGTTTATACGAACATTGCTTCCTATGCTGAGTGGATAGTTAACGTGATGAACCAGGCTGCCTCTTTGTATTCAGTGGTGTTACTCATCCCACTTCTGTGCCTGGTGCTGCCGCTGGGCATCCTGATGGCCCCGTGA